AAAGTACAGTGCTTCCTCATTCAGACCTCAGGTCACTTTGTGACAACGAGCTTCAGTCTAAAACCTCCACGGATCCTCCGATGACAAACTGATAGCTTTGGATGTACATTATTCTTTGTCACAACCTGATCTGTATTTCTAACCGATGTGATTTGAGTAGGAACAAAATCGATAAAACTGCATTActaatgttaataaaaacaaacaaacacaggatatCAATCTACGAAGGTAAAAAGGCCCAGACAGACCGAGGTCAGAAGTGACCTCTTTTCGGGAATCTAGAAttacaaaaaacagacacattgttgcCTTTCCTCATTAGACTAAAGCATCATTCATGAAGACATATGCCATCATGTCAAGGAGCTCGCCTACCTGATGGGGAAGTCCACCACTGTGTCCAGCTTGTCTCTCCAGCACCGGTTGTAGGAGAACCGCTTTAGATGAACTACCAGAATGCGCGGCAGCGACCACAAGTCAAACTTCTTTGTGGCCTGTTGGTGTTTCTTACATGTTGGACAATACCtgcattgaagaaaaaaaaaagcgtatttataaaaagacaaagggcagagacatcgggatggtggggggaggggggagttgaCATGCACACTCACCATGGGTCGTGTTCTCCAAGTGTCTCCATCGTGGTGAAGAGCTCGGTGCATTCCCTCAGAGCCACGGTGGCTTTCTTCTTCTGGGCCTGGAGCATGCTCTCGTGCTTCTCATAGGCctgcacacaacacacgcacacaaacatcaaCAGGCTTCTCGCACATCCTGTCACAGGATTCTTCTGCTGAGTTTCGACCTACTGACCTCCGCTTCCTGTTCGTCGTAGCACAGTTTCTTCGATGCCGCGTCCCAGTCGATCGCCACCGTGGAAtgtgctgcagagagggagatgggGCGCTTCGTCAACGCAAAGCAGCTTGGAAAAATCAATCGAAATCGAAAGTGTAAGTTATAAAGATTAGCACTGACGGTTAAGTTTGAGGAGATTTCCATCACAGGGCAGCGGGCTGATGTTTGCGGTCCCGTAAGAGTTGACGATGCTGAAACTGAAGAGTTTGGCTGGAGACGAGCGCTGCTTAGACACGGCTCCTTTAGACCCAGCTTCCAAGTCTGAGgtctcttcttcatcctcttcagaCTGACCATTTTCAGGCTCTGGACTCACCTGGTGGTCCatggcctcctcctcagctGAACAGACAACAATGAAATGTCATCACTTGATCACGGTTTCCCTTCTAACAACTTAAATTAGGTGAACGCTGGCTGATTACCGTCATATAACCCGTTGGTTTCGCGACAGGTGCCCGAGTGGTTGCTGCCGTTACTTGAGCTGGCACTGCACGAGGCCCCTTCTGATGGGGGGCTGCCACAGCCCCTCAGGCTGGCATTGACACCAGACGAGGTCGAGCATTCAGGAGCCTGGCTGCAGCTTGCAATGGTCGCCGAGGCTGAGGCCGACGCCGAGGGGGGCGCTGAGCTCGATGCTGAGGCCGATACGGAGGCTGAGGCCGATGCTGAGGCCGACGTTGAGGCCGATGCAGACGCTGAGGCCGTCGCCATGCTTTGACTGTTTGGGTTCTGGGATTGTTTGACATAGCGCCTGCAACAGGGTAATAGAAGAGATAAGTAAGCCACCAAACACATTCAGAAGTGCCGGCTggtttccttctttttaatCCTGTGGGTCGGTTCCTTACCCAATCCTCTCGAGGATCTTGTCATAAAGAATGTCTGCTGTGAGGTTAAGTCTGGGCACGGTGACGAGTAAAGGCTGGCCAAACAACATAGTGCTCGAGGAACTTCCTGCATGCTTGGAGTGCCGCTCCCTGAAATAAACAGGCAGGTTCATCCTCTCGCTGTTCTCTTCCTGCACCTCGTACCTGCaaagaccaacaacacacaagttacacacacacacacaagttacacacacacacacacacgcgtgctgcATTCTACCTGATGAACGCAGTATAGCACACGTAGCCTCATAAAGCACTGGACCACTGCCGGCAAGTCGTACTGCTCAGCTGGCTCAAAAGCCAAGATCGCAAGCACAGGGATGCTTTTTACTTCCAAATTGGCAGATTACCACAAGTTCCATGTTCTTTTATAGCTGCCTACGTCCCAGGCAGCTCACTGCGAGTGCCTGGTCAGCTAGCGACCCCTACAGGCGCTTTGAATACCACTACTGTATTAAACAGTGGCCACAGTGACTCATCTTTTAGTCAACAAAAATACTTACACAAAGATGTCATCTTTTTCCATGATTTGGTTTAGACCATCATCGCGTCTATAGACTTTGTGGAACCTATGATTGTAAACGTCAGCTACCACCATCTAAAGAGAGGAGCAAgttggcacattttatttccatttcaacCCAAGACTGAAAATGTAATGCTGGAggtataaaaagtaaaaaatgcgAACATTTTCTTGAGGGAATCCACAGAGTTTGGACAAGGCGGTGCACAGGTCTGTCACTGTTCCAAGTTTGGGAACCACCACTCGATactgaaagacaaaataaatacagagaTATTAAGATCCATGTCAGGTTAAATGCATGAGCTTCCAGAAACATCAACAGCAAGTACAAAGCAAACTCTGTAAAACTGGAACGCCAGAGTTAGTTAGTTGATATGAAGTATTAGTTCATTTGTAGGTGTTCAGAGTCCAGAGCTACAAGTCTTAATTCCACCTCACCTGTGTGGGTCTGGACTGAGGGTCTGATCGCACCAGGAACACTTCCATAGTCCGGTCCTTCTTCATGGGCAGAGGCAGTGTGAGGTAGCAGaacgggtcaaaggtcacggacACCATGGAGCACTCCGGGCACACCAAAGTGGATTTGAAGAGGCCGTGGAAAATATCAACTATAATCGAGTCATTGCGCAAGCGGTGGTTCGTCCAGGCTTCTTTTGCAACAATCTGTAATCCACACAAATAATTGGAAAACAATGTCATTGGACTCCACTTTAAAGCCTCAGAAATTAAGTATATGCtccttgataaaaaaaataaaaacatatgctATATGTAGCCATACTCTTAAATTCAAAGCCAATTTCATGAATCAAAACACAGGAACGCCAAAAATAATATATAGAGTAAATATAAAGTTGTTGGATCACAATGAGTGGTTGTGGTTTTTATTAGTTTCCTTTGTGCTTTTCGATTTCTGCGTACGCGCCATACCTCGTCTGCACGACCCTCTGCATCCCTTAGGGCCAGATAAGGCTTCTTCTTGACACGGTTGAGATCTTCATGGAGCCCGTCGAGCAGGAAGGCCAACAGCTCTTGGGAGTCCTGCTGCTGGTAGCCTGAAAACTGGGGGGCAAAACGTCCGACCTGGGTCTggaggagagtgggggggggcacttagTTTGTACCTTTAAGATTAGGAATAGATATTGAATAAGTTAAAGATTCGCTTCAGAGGAAGTTGCTTCAACACGACTCACTTTGAAGGTACGCGGGGCCACGTAGCTGCTTCGGCTCAGCCACATCTGCTTGACTAGGTCCGCGTAGGCCTCTGCGATCTCCCCCCTCATGCCCAGGGGGTTCTCTCGGTTAATCTCAGCCTCATACTGGTCATTGAGGAAGTATTCTGTGAGTGGAGATGCATTGCTCAGGCACTGGAAGAAGAGGAAATAGGAAAGAGGAAATGTGCACATGAAACCTCCCAGAAAATGGCAACAGACTTTCTCGTAATGAACATACAATTTGGCGCCTTATTTTTTGGATGTATTTTTTACCTGAAGGGCAGAGTTCATGAAGCATGTGTTGCCCAAATTACTGAGACCACACAGTCCAGGCTGTGACTGGGACTCTCTGTAGTTGTAGGAGGAGCTGTATGAATTGTAGCCCCCCAATCTGTGTGAAGGGCAGACGCACATGTTGAAACACAACATTCACCACCACCCCAAGCGGATTCGCTGCCGCTCCAAAAAGGTCTCAACGGTTTCATTTTCTACATAGCGACAGTTATTTAAGGTTACCTTTCGTATACAAACAGGTCTATACCTTgttcttttattaaacaaacatacacagctTATTTACATGCCTACATGCATTTCTGTATCTACATGCCCCCCGGtgcgcacacacaggtgagcacactCCAGCCTCGATGTCCGACCCCCATTCCACACACGACGATGGGATGAATAGACAACACTTGCCTGTTACCGGAGGATGTGCTGTTGTTAAGCGTGTAGCTGGGGCTACAGCTGCTGTCTCCATTGGTTACTGTTGAGGAGATACTGGCTGTTGAGTTGGAGGAGAGTTTTGGGGAGGTAGTGAAATTCCTGGATGGGGTGGTACTGGATCTGATGAGCGGGAGCGAGACAGTTTAACATTTGTCCAAAAACGGACTGCCTACCTTCAATGTTTGGATTTATATACTTGATGCATGAATGAAGTTATATAAAGCTATTTAATAGGATACACTTCATATTCTTTGAGGTTTTTACTAGATGACATGCTTACTTGGGATGGGAGGCTTGTCTGGGCCACGTGCCATCCTCGTTCTTCCGCTCAATCACAAGCACCTGCGGGAAAACAAGCTGGTTGAGAGACCAGCTGGCAAAACTGACCTTCGTGTCAGAGCTATCATGTCTCCGGCTTTAATTTAATACCAAAGTGGGTCCAGTGCTGCCACTTTGAGCAGCAGTACTTACACTTACTTCAGCACTTACTTCAATGTGTCAGGAAATGCTGTTCTTTAGCTTTAAAGTTTTAGTCAAATAGCTTCTGTGATGAATTGTCTTTCACGTTGCAACTTGAGAGTGTACTGTACATGAGAATGTGCACAGTAGCAAACACTTTGTCATttattgtgcttcaatagaaaCAGTATTGAAGAGTAAAACTGTTGAAAGAGCATTTTGTTGATGGGAATGTCAGAGCTATTAGCTTATCTCCACAGTAACATCCGATATACCGCATAGTTTGGAGTGTGAATTGGACAGTGTTACATGTTAAGATGGAATCTTCTTCCAGCCCCACTTTATCTTATGGGAACACATAATATTCGTACTACCTTTCATTACCGTTCTGATACAAAACCCTCAACAACTTCAGCATCAGAAAATACCAGACAGCTGAAGCGGAATCTGCCTCGCTGACGAGAACGAGACTCACTCAGTCCAACCATAACAATATTGATCTTCTAGCAGGGCTAATGTATTGTAATAGACTCCTTCGGTTCGTGTTATTCTGTGCCAGGTCTGTAAATGAATTATGTATGCACAGTGAGTACGGGTACGCTACTGGGCTGTGGTGTTCT
The Gasterosteus aculeatus chromosome 17, fGasAcu3.hap1.1, whole genome shotgun sequence DNA segment above includes these coding regions:
- the usp4 gene encoding ubiquitin carboxyl-terminal hydrolase 4; amino-acid sequence: MMAEGGGPEPGGAADTDSEPVAAQMPTPSTEKQKQTIGSLLKTTLRKGDDWYLIDSRWFKQWKKYVGFDSWDMYNVGEHSLYPGPIDNSGLFSDQETQALKEHLIDELDYVLVPTDAWKKLVSWYGCLEGQKPIVRKVVEHGMFVKHCKVEVYLLELNLCENDNMDNVVTRHFSKADTIDTIEKEMRTLFNIPSEKETRLWNKYMSNTYEQLNKPDSTVQDAGLFQGQVLVIERKNEDGTWPRQASHPKSSTTPSRNFTTSPKLSSNSTASISSTVTNGDSSCSPSYTLNNSTSSGNRLGGYNSYSSSYNYRESQSQPGLCGLSNLGNTCFMNSALQCLSNASPLTEYFLNDQYEAEINRENPLGMRGEIAEAYADLVKQMWLSRSSYVAPRTFKTQVGRFAPQFSGYQQQDSQELLAFLLDGLHEDLNRVKKKPYLALRDAEGRADEIVAKEAWTNHRLRNDSIIVDIFHGLFKSTLVCPECSMVSVTFDPFCYLTLPLPMKKDRTMEVFLVRSDPQSRPTQYRVVVPKLGTVTDLCTALSKLCGFPQENMVVADVYNHRFHKVYRRDDGLNQIMEKDDIFVYEVQEENSERMNLPVYFRERHSKHAGSSSSTMLFGQPLLVTVPRLNLTADILYDKILERIGRYVKQSQNPNSQSMATASASASASTSASASASASVSASASSSAPPSASASASATIASCSQAPECSTSSGVNASLRGCGSPPSEGASCSASSSNGSNHSGTCRETNGLYDAEEEAMDHQVSPEPENGQSEEDEEETSDLEAGSKGAVSKQRSSPAKLFSFSIVNSYGTANISPLPCDGNLLKLNPHSTVAIDWDAASKKLCYDEQEAEAYEKHESMLQAQKKKATVALRECTELFTTMETLGEHDPWYCPTCKKHQQATKKFDLWSLPRILVVHLKRFSYNRCWRDKLDTVVDFPIRDLNMSEFVCDPKAGPYVYDLVAVSNHYGGMGGGHYTAYGKNKVDGKWYYFDDSSVSSASEDQIVTKAAYVLFYQRRDEEAPSKPQPSASVGGAPEAADDHMDTN